A section of the Spirosoma pollinicola genome encodes:
- a CDS encoding Dyp-type peroxidase, whose protein sequence is MLNTFDLRNRELLDGIQGNILKAHGRHHTANLFIHCDDGRQAEAKAWLKSLVDPDDGIIRSGYVQLRSNVLWKEANVDTGLFACVHISAVGYDYLFGENARLNFSDSSFQNGMKNAELNDPAIVDWEEGLRADNHFMLLLANADTDALMALIEEIEQDILLFGRINKIERGDALLNREGAGLEHFGYVDGVSQPLFFDDEWEEYKAQNNIRNDTEIQFDSRAELDLVLINDPFGAGDPNAFGSYFVFRKLGQDVRGFKTAEQVLADELNLVGEDRERAGAMLVGRFEDGTPVQLSDEAGIIHSAVTNNFDYDIDIPSKCPYHAHIRKSNPRSSMPTGFGGVQEAKRHIIARRGIPFGERQDDPNDGQLDNKPVLADGVGLLFMSYQASIINQFEFIQKNWVNNSSFPHLDLSVPDGLDPVIGQGMPREAGAFPARYGNPLTLTRAGFDQFVHMKGGEYFFAPSMNFLKTVDTILIA, encoded by the coding sequence ATGTTAAATACATTCGACCTCCGAAACCGGGAACTACTTGACGGTATTCAGGGAAATATTCTCAAAGCACATGGCCGTCACCATACGGCTAATCTGTTCATCCACTGCGATGATGGTAGGCAAGCTGAGGCTAAGGCCTGGCTCAAAAGTCTGGTTGATCCAGACGATGGTATTATTCGCTCAGGATATGTACAACTACGCAGCAATGTGCTTTGGAAAGAAGCAAACGTAGACACGGGACTTTTTGCCTGTGTCCACATTAGCGCGGTTGGCTATGACTATCTGTTCGGCGAAAACGCACGCCTTAATTTTTCTGATTCTTCTTTTCAAAATGGAATGAAAAATGCTGAGCTGAACGACCCGGCAATTGTCGATTGGGAAGAAGGCTTGCGGGCAGATAACCATTTTATGCTGTTACTGGCCAACGCAGACACTGACGCACTAATGGCATTGATTGAAGAAATCGAACAGGATATTTTACTATTTGGCCGCATCAACAAAATCGAAAGAGGGGATGCTTTGCTTAATAGAGAGGGTGCGGGTCTCGAACATTTTGGGTATGTCGATGGTGTATCGCAACCCTTATTCTTCGACGATGAATGGGAGGAGTACAAAGCCCAGAATAATATTCGAAATGATACTGAGATTCAGTTCGATTCTCGGGCTGAGTTAGATCTGGTGTTAATCAATGATCCTTTTGGAGCGGGTGATCCAAATGCGTTTGGAAGCTATTTTGTCTTCCGAAAACTAGGTCAGGATGTTAGAGGCTTCAAGACTGCGGAGCAAGTTCTTGCTGACGAATTAAATCTGGTTGGTGAAGATCGGGAACGAGCCGGTGCTATGCTTGTCGGGCGATTTGAAGACGGAACACCCGTTCAGCTTAGTGATGAAGCGGGGATAATCCATAGTGCTGTGACCAACAACTTCGACTATGATATCGACATTCCGTCCAAATGCCCGTATCACGCACACATCCGCAAATCAAATCCACGTTCGAGTATGCCCACAGGGTTTGGCGGTGTACAGGAAGCTAAGAGGCACATCATAGCCCGGCGTGGCATTCCGTTTGGCGAACGGCAAGACGACCCCAACGACGGGCAACTCGACAATAAGCCAGTGCTTGCTGATGGCGTAGGGCTGTTGTTCATGAGCTATCAGGCCAGCATTATCAATCAGTTCGAGTTTATTCAGAAAAATTGGGTAAACAACTCCAGTTTTCCTCATCTCGACCTTTCTGTTCCCGATGGTTTAGATCCTGTTATTGGACAGGGAATGCCAAGGGAAGCGGGAGCTTTTCCAGCCAGATACGGTAATCCATTAACGCTGACCCGCGCAGGTTTCGACCAGTTCGTACACATGAAAGGTGGCGAATATTTCTTTGCGCCAAGCATGAATTTTTTGAAGACTGTCGACACCATCCTAATTGCATAA
- a CDS encoding M28 family metallopeptidase, with protein sequence MQTNSSRLLFIAFLLLSPLLNAQTIVNRDPQITDLVSQISADSLRAHINGLVSFGTRHTLSVPADASAQVGKKGLGAARQWILGKFNQYAKQSGGRMTATLDTWTLQPDGKRVDKPANMGNVMATLKGTDPTDTRVFIVQGHMDSRVTNVMNRESDAPGANDDGSGTAAVIELCRVMSKSSFPATVIFVTLTGEEQGLLGAEHLSERAIKEKWNLEAVLNNDIMGSNNSSDTRIIDNTRIRVFSEGLPSNLLKDTTGRIGQIQRFGNENDGKARTLARYLKEVGERYVENLEVVMVYRNDRYLRGGDHTPYVQRGFAAVRLTEMNENYEHQHQDLRTENGTEFGDYPKFMDFEYLRKNTAINLATLANLAKAPVVPQKVTVDVRNLTNATVLYWQAPTAGKVKGYYVLMRETYWPFWQKKFFTTKLGMTLPYSKDNYYFAVQAVSEDGNESLPVLPVPNLR encoded by the coding sequence ATGCAAACAAATTCGTCACGTCTTCTTTTTATTGCGTTCCTTCTCCTTTCGCCCTTACTCAACGCCCAAACGATTGTCAATCGCGACCCTCAAATCACAGATCTTGTCAGCCAAATTTCCGCCGATAGCCTGCGGGCGCACATCAATGGACTCGTTAGTTTTGGTACTCGCCATACGCTGAGTGTTCCGGCCGATGCCTCCGCTCAGGTTGGCAAAAAAGGCCTTGGAGCCGCCCGGCAGTGGATTCTGGGCAAATTCAATCAATACGCGAAACAGTCGGGTGGGCGAATGACGGCCACCCTCGATACCTGGACGCTCCAGCCCGATGGGAAGCGCGTTGATAAACCCGCCAACATGGGCAACGTGATGGCTACCCTTAAAGGCACCGACCCTACCGATACCCGCGTTTTCATTGTGCAGGGCCACATGGACAGCCGCGTTACGAATGTCATGAACCGTGAATCCGATGCGCCGGGTGCCAACGACGATGGTTCGGGTACGGCTGCCGTTATTGAGCTTTGCCGGGTCATGAGCAAATCGTCGTTTCCAGCTACGGTCATCTTCGTTACCCTGACGGGCGAAGAACAAGGCTTGTTGGGTGCAGAACACCTGTCTGAACGGGCTATTAAGGAAAAATGGAACCTCGAAGCAGTGCTCAACAATGATATTATGGGCAGTAACAACAGCAGCGACACACGCATCATCGACAATACCCGCATCCGTGTGTTTAGTGAGGGACTGCCCTCCAACCTGTTGAAAGACACAACGGGTCGTATTGGGCAGATTCAGCGATTTGGCAACGAAAATGACGGCAAAGCTCGCACCCTGGCCCGCTACCTGAAAGAAGTGGGTGAGCGTTATGTCGAAAATCTGGAAGTCGTGATGGTGTATCGCAACGACCGCTACCTGCGTGGGGGTGATCATACGCCTTATGTTCAGCGTGGATTTGCGGCCGTTCGCCTAACCGAGATGAACGAGAACTACGAACACCAGCACCAGGATCTGCGCACCGAAAACGGTACTGAATTCGGCGATTATCCGAAGTTCATGGACTTCGAGTACCTCCGCAAAAACACCGCGATCAACCTGGCTACGCTCGCCAATCTGGCAAAAGCGCCGGTAGTACCGCAAAAAGTGACCGTCGATGTACGGAACCTCACCAACGCAACGGTTCTATACTGGCAGGCCCCAACGGCTGGCAAGGTGAAAGGGTATTATGTACTAATGCGCGAAACCTACTGGCCGTTCTGGCAGAAGAAGTTCTTCACGACCAAACTGGGCATGACCCTCCCCTATTCGAAAGACAACTACTACTTCGCTGTACAGGCCGTGAGTGAAGATGGCAACGAAAGTTTACCGGTACTACCAGTGCCGAATTTGCGGTAG
- a CDS encoding toxin-antitoxin system YwqK family antitoxin → MKKWLLTGLLLSFSACLFLFLNRYRTPPTVEVVNYDPLLQKTDSGWYYKGTVFSGYMVEKEKDGLIVYRLPILDGQENGLAKGWYNTGETLLERRFVDGKKEGLFKQWWPNGHLRYVFHYRYDQYHGPQLVFFPDGTKREESRFTLGEQDGPQQVWNKEGQLVSNYTIRNKRAYGLIAFKSCLPVMH, encoded by the coding sequence ATGAAAAAATGGCTGCTTACCGGTCTACTGCTTTCGTTCAGTGCCTGCCTGTTTCTCTTCCTGAACAGATACCGAACTCCTCCGACCGTTGAGGTCGTCAATTATGACCCACTGCTGCAAAAAACCGATAGCGGCTGGTATTATAAAGGGACGGTATTTTCGGGTTATATGGTCGAGAAAGAGAAAGACGGCCTAATCGTATACCGCTTGCCCATTCTGGATGGGCAGGAGAACGGACTGGCAAAAGGCTGGTACAATACGGGCGAGACACTGCTGGAACGCCGATTTGTCGATGGCAAAAAGGAAGGTTTGTTCAAACAGTGGTGGCCTAACGGACATCTTCGGTACGTATTCCACTACCGCTACGACCAATATCATGGCCCACAGCTCGTCTTTTTTCCAGACGGAACGAAACGGGAAGAAAGCCGCTTCACGCTTGGTGAACAGGATGGTCCCCAGCAAGTGTGGAACAAAGAAGGCCAACTGGTTTCCAACTACACAATCCGCAATAAACGGGCATATGGTCTTATTGCATTTAAAAGTTGCCTGCCCGTTATGCACTAG
- a CDS encoding multicopper oxidase family protein — translation MQKIRALTVLLGFLFVISCSEQNDTTVTPTPTGTSTYNDLWIPPTLTGTTFNLTLAKSTKQLRTGSATNTYSYNNTTFWGPTLIMNKGDLVKLNVTNNLAEATTTHWHGFHIPAVMDGGPHQMIDASTTWSPSFEVKNNAGTYWYHPHLHEKTKEQLNYGAGGLIIIKDPVESALALPRTYGEDDIPLILTSRNYTSTNAFDISDRAYGDYQLTNGTSSAQVSLPKQFVRLRILNAEIERGYNLGFSDNRTFYIITNDGGLLDTPVPVTRVKMMVGERVEILVNLGTDADGASLDLMAYNSGQAFGFPGGEPNTSGNFGSLLNNKDFSVLHVNVKAATPTGITALSAKLTTNTYWTNADVTNSRTITITGGQGTTAFSFDNNLYGETKINQTIKLNAIEKWTITNNNIFGHSFHIHDIQFKIISRSSGAVGTHESGWKDTVYVPVGESVSVIAKFDDFASSTNAFMYHCHFSNHEDGGMMGQFLVTQ, via the coding sequence ATGCAAAAAATACGTGCACTTACCGTACTCCTGGGTTTCCTGTTTGTCATCAGTTGTAGCGAGCAGAATGATACAACAGTAACGCCAACGCCAACGGGTACATCGACTTACAACGATCTCTGGATTCCGCCTACCCTCACGGGCACTACGTTTAACCTGACGCTGGCCAAATCTACCAAGCAACTTCGAACGGGTTCAGCAACCAATACGTACAGTTACAATAACACGACCTTCTGGGGCCCTACCCTGATCATGAATAAGGGTGATCTGGTTAAGCTGAACGTGACCAACAACTTAGCGGAAGCAACCACTACGCACTGGCACGGCTTCCACATTCCGGCGGTTATGGATGGCGGTCCCCACCAGATGATCGACGCCAGCACAACCTGGTCTCCTTCATTTGAGGTAAAGAACAACGCGGGTACCTACTGGTACCATCCACACCTGCACGAAAAAACAAAAGAACAACTGAACTATGGTGCCGGTGGCCTGATCATTATTAAAGACCCCGTTGAATCGGCGCTGGCCCTGCCCCGGACCTATGGCGAAGATGATATCCCGCTCATCCTGACCAGCCGAAACTACACGTCGACTAATGCATTTGACATCTCAGACCGTGCTTATGGCGATTACCAGCTTACCAACGGCACATCGAGTGCACAGGTAAGTCTACCCAAACAATTTGTGCGCCTGCGCATCCTCAACGCCGAAATTGAGCGCGGGTATAACCTCGGTTTCAGCGACAACCGAACGTTTTATATTATTACCAACGACGGGGGTCTGCTGGATACACCGGTGCCGGTAACACGGGTAAAAATGATGGTCGGCGAACGCGTTGAAATCCTGGTTAACCTCGGCACCGATGCCGATGGGGCAAGCCTGGACCTGATGGCGTACAACTCGGGGCAGGCCTTTGGTTTTCCCGGTGGTGAGCCCAACACAAGTGGAAATTTTGGGAGTTTGTTAAACAACAAGGATTTTTCAGTGCTGCATGTCAACGTGAAGGCCGCTACGCCAACCGGTATCACGGCCCTTTCGGCGAAACTGACCACAAACACCTACTGGACAAATGCCGACGTGACCAACAGCCGGACAATCACGATTACGGGTGGGCAGGGCACAACCGCTTTTTCGTTCGATAACAATCTCTATGGCGAAACAAAAATCAACCAGACCATCAAGCTGAATGCCATTGAGAAATGGACGATTACCAACAACAACATTTTCGGTCATTCCTTTCATATACACGACATTCAGTTTAAGATTATTTCGAGAAGTTCGGGTGCAGTGGGTACGCACGAATCGGGCTGGAAAGACACCGTTTATGTACCCGTTGGCGAAAGTGTCTCGGTCATTGCCAAATTCGATGACTTTGCCAGCAGTACCAACGCTTTTATGTACCACTGCCACTTTTCGAACCACGAAGACGGGGGCATGATGGGGCAGTTTCTGGTTACTCAATAA
- a CDS encoding plastocyanin/azurin family copper-binding protein translates to MKKSLTIPGLLLALLFPLSFALAQRPATEEDYYRIVTLPIPESIKLEVGGLAPLPDGRMAVCTRRGEVWIISNPYMQGSRIPTYKKFASGLHEPLGLMWHPKGYLLCTQRGEVTKLIDNDGDDVADEYRSFYKWPISGNYHEYSYGPVLLPDGDMIITLNLSWIGYGASLSKWRGWMLKLTENGEMTPWATGLRSPAGFGVLRDGSIFYTENQGDWVGSGRMTNLTKGAFAGNPAGLRWSGEPGSPLSLKPQDVPSTGKPMFEVAKTVKELKVPAVWFPHTLMGISTSDFKEDTTNGAFGPFAGQLFVGDQGHSKIMRVALEKVNGEWQGACFPFREGFQSGIIRTVWGQDGSLFVGMTSRGWAATGKDPYGIQRLVWTGKTPFEMKTITSKPDGFDVTFTTPVDRKTAENPESYSLNSFTYKYHKTYGSPIENTRPVPIRGIVVAPDGLSARIVADTVLREGYIHEVKAEGVRSASGVPLLHSVGYYTLNAIAPGEKLTLPARAVAMAKHDHAEMMATEKKAAATTSRNVKSVNAKRTVAMPADWTNGPDQTLTIGTKPGLKFDTDRLEVKAGSRIKLVFNNNDDMLHNFVITKPGAANAVGDAALRLNLNGPKMNYVPATPNVLYHTNILQPESSESIYFLAPTEPGDYQFVCSFPGHSSLMQGTLKVVK, encoded by the coding sequence ATGAAAAAATCACTGACCATACCCGGTCTTTTACTCGCTCTTTTATTTCCCCTCTCTTTCGCCCTGGCCCAGCGCCCGGCTACGGAAGAAGACTATTACCGAATTGTAACCCTGCCAATTCCGGAAAGCATCAAGCTGGAAGTAGGTGGTCTGGCGCCCCTGCCCGATGGACGGATGGCGGTCTGTACGCGCCGGGGCGAAGTCTGGATTATCAGTAATCCCTACATGCAGGGAAGCCGCATACCAACTTATAAAAAGTTTGCGTCGGGGCTTCACGAACCGCTGGGCCTGATGTGGCATCCGAAAGGTTATTTACTCTGTACGCAACGGGGCGAAGTCACGAAGCTGATTGATAATGATGGCGACGACGTGGCCGATGAATACCGGTCATTTTACAAATGGCCAATCTCGGGCAATTACCACGAATACAGTTACGGCCCGGTGCTGCTGCCCGATGGCGACATGATCATTACGCTCAACCTAAGCTGGATCGGGTATGGGGCAAGTCTGTCCAAGTGGCGCGGCTGGATGCTCAAGCTAACCGAAAATGGGGAGATGACGCCCTGGGCAACGGGTCTTCGCTCACCGGCTGGCTTCGGCGTTCTGCGCGATGGCAGTATTTTCTATACCGAAAACCAGGGCGACTGGGTTGGCTCTGGCCGGATGACGAACCTGACCAAAGGAGCTTTTGCGGGTAATCCGGCGGGTTTGCGCTGGTCAGGCGAGCCGGGTTCTCCCTTGTCGCTAAAGCCGCAAGATGTGCCTAGCACCGGCAAACCAATGTTTGAGGTAGCGAAAACCGTTAAAGAGCTGAAAGTGCCCGCCGTTTGGTTTCCGCATACGCTTATGGGTATTTCGACCTCCGACTTTAAGGAAGATACGACCAATGGCGCTTTCGGTCCGTTTGCCGGGCAATTGTTCGTGGGCGATCAGGGGCATAGCAAAATTATGCGGGTAGCGCTTGAAAAAGTCAACGGTGAGTGGCAGGGAGCCTGTTTCCCTTTCCGCGAAGGATTCCAGTCGGGCATTATCCGGACTGTTTGGGGGCAGGATGGCTCGCTGTTTGTGGGCATGACGAGCCGGGGCTGGGCCGCAACGGGCAAAGACCCCTACGGTATACAGCGGTTGGTCTGGACGGGCAAAACGCCCTTCGAGATGAAAACGATCACCTCCAAACCCGATGGCTTCGACGTCACCTTCACCACCCCCGTCGACCGGAAAACGGCCGAAAATCCCGAAAGTTACAGCCTCAACAGCTTCACCTATAAATACCACAAAACCTACGGAAGCCCCATCGAAAATACGCGCCCGGTGCCCATTCGGGGTATTGTCGTTGCGCCAGATGGCCTGAGTGCCCGCATCGTTGCCGATACCGTTCTGCGTGAAGGCTACATTCATGAAGTAAAGGCCGAGGGCGTCCGGTCGGCGTCGGGAGTGCCTTTGCTGCACTCGGTTGGTTACTATACCCTCAATGCCATTGCGCCGGGCGAGAAACTGACGCTCCCGGCGCGGGCGGTGGCTATGGCCAAACACGACCATGCGGAGATGATGGCGACCGAAAAGAAAGCGGCAGCCACAACCAGCCGAAACGTAAAATCGGTCAATGCCAAACGGACGGTAGCCATGCCTGCCGACTGGACCAACGGGCCCGACCAAACGCTGACAATAGGCACCAAACCCGGTCTGAAATTTGACACCGACAGGCTGGAGGTAAAAGCGGGCAGCCGTATCAAGCTAGTTTTTAACAACAACGACGACATGCTGCACAATTTCGTTATCACGAAACCCGGTGCGGCTAATGCCGTGGGAGATGCCGCCTTACGGCTCAACCTCAACGGCCCGAAAATGAACTATGTACCGGCCACGCCCAACGTACTGTATCACACCAATATTCTCCAGCCCGAAAGCTCGGAAAGTATCTATTTCCTGGCGCCCACCGAGCCGGGTGATTATCAGTTCGTGTGTTCTTTCCCCGGCCACTCGTCACTGATGCAGGGTACGCTGAAGGTGGTAAAGTAA
- a CDS encoding tRNA-binding protein: MNEPITWTDFEKVEIRTGTVMAVEAFPKARKPAYKLTIDFGELGTKRTSAQLTKLYQAEELVGKQVVAVVNFPPKQIATFMSECLVLGAVTDDGTVTLLQTERPTQNGMRIA, from the coding sequence ATGAATGAGCCAATTACCTGGACCGATTTTGAAAAAGTAGAGATTCGCACCGGCACTGTTATGGCTGTCGAAGCGTTTCCAAAGGCTCGCAAACCAGCCTATAAGCTAACCATCGACTTTGGCGAGTTGGGGACCAAACGGACATCGGCACAGCTCACCAAATTGTATCAGGCGGAGGAACTGGTTGGTAAACAGGTGGTGGCAGTAGTCAATTTCCCGCCCAAGCAAATTGCCACGTTTATGAGCGAATGCCTGGTGCTGGGTGCCGTGACCGACGATGGTACCGTAACCCTGCTCCAAACCGAACGACCAACGCAGAATGGGATGAGAATTGCCTGA
- a CDS encoding PA14 domain-containing protein, which translates to MNKQITSFFNQTLPLLFCWLLAVPLYAQQELPVLPLAQLNRPSGWQLVGAVSTTADGSSLKTQSGSTILTGSTEPLTLLTPTDDFRLRFDMLLSANADFVLTLPTGQAISFAGTQELARLTKAPGLWQTVDVWYKTGKGHALLEKLALNGVTVRESQTLNNAKSGPVTVMAKTGSVAIRNIGYRVMSPRTVAKWSSPVSYTIVEGGYVTSRADAQTKKVLKQDTTALLTYEVSYGQPRQYSILFSGKLTALQTGDYQFELNQGGVGGVWIDGKEIIPTDHRELGQSSFGTTNLTAGPHTVEVYFSRSWFRPGLGLFVSQAGTRSQPLHSLSSLPEPDPVAVVSVQPTIKTELIRSFVQMPGEKTKRTHSLSVGSPEGLHYTVDLNQMVLLQVWKGDFANVTEMWYERGEPQLLSPMGVTVRPPAQSPLMVLTNDNTAWTDSLGENVLKYKGLIVDKQGMPTIEYTLAGATVTDAIRPDGNALVRTLTLKGSPDGTPYCRVAAGTTIDEVAKGLYAVNDRSYFVRFDPKAKVKLRQSNGKQELLLPVDMKSGAGTVQYSIVF; encoded by the coding sequence ATGAACAAACAGATTACATCCTTTTTCAATCAGACGCTACCCCTACTGTTTTGTTGGCTTCTGGCCGTGCCGCTCTATGCACAGCAGGAATTGCCAGTCTTACCCCTGGCACAGCTCAACCGGCCATCTGGCTGGCAGTTAGTCGGGGCTGTCTCCACAACGGCCGATGGGTCATCGCTGAAAACCCAGTCCGGCAGTACCATCCTGACCGGCTCCACTGAACCGCTAACCCTGCTAACCCCCACCGATGATTTCCGGCTGCGGTTCGACATGCTCCTTTCGGCAAATGCCGATTTTGTTTTGACCTTGCCAACTGGCCAGGCCATTTCGTTTGCCGGTACGCAGGAACTGGCCCGACTGACCAAAGCCCCCGGCCTCTGGCAAACCGTCGATGTCTGGTATAAAACCGGCAAAGGCCATGCTCTTCTGGAAAAACTCGCGCTCAACGGGGTAACGGTGCGGGAAAGTCAAACCCTGAATAATGCTAAATCCGGCCCGGTAACGGTTATGGCGAAGACCGGAAGTGTTGCCATTCGAAACATAGGCTACCGGGTTATGTCGCCCCGGACTGTAGCGAAATGGAGTTCGCCGGTAAGTTATACCATCGTAGAGGGCGGCTACGTGACCAGCCGTGCCGACGCCCAAACCAAAAAAGTTCTTAAACAGGACACGACTGCCTTGTTGACGTACGAAGTGTCGTATGGCCAGCCGCGTCAGTACTCCATTCTGTTTTCTGGTAAACTGACAGCCTTGCAGACAGGTGACTATCAGTTCGAACTGAATCAGGGGGGCGTTGGGGGCGTATGGATCGACGGCAAAGAAATCATTCCAACCGACCATCGCGAACTGGGACAGTCCAGCTTCGGAACAACAAACCTTACGGCCGGGCCGCATACCGTAGAGGTCTACTTCTCGCGCTCCTGGTTTCGGCCCGGACTGGGTCTGTTTGTGTCGCAGGCGGGTACTCGTTCGCAACCGCTTCATTCGCTCTCGTCGTTACCCGAGCCTGACCCTGTGGCGGTTGTTAGTGTGCAGCCTACCATAAAAACCGAACTGATCCGGTCGTTTGTTCAGATGCCGGGCGAAAAAACGAAGCGCACCCACAGCCTGTCGGTTGGTTCGCCGGAGGGTCTGCACTATACCGTCGACCTGAACCAGATGGTGTTGTTACAAGTCTGGAAAGGCGATTTTGCCAACGTTACCGAAATGTGGTACGAGCGGGGTGAACCCCAGCTCCTGAGCCCGATGGGCGTAACCGTTCGGCCACCGGCTCAATCGCCCCTTATGGTACTTACCAACGATAACACAGCCTGGACCGACAGTCTCGGCGAAAACGTACTGAAGTACAAGGGACTTATAGTCGACAAACAGGGTATGCCCACCATTGAGTACACCCTGGCCGGTGCAACCGTTACGGATGCAATCCGCCCGGACGGCAATGCACTGGTTCGTACCCTCACGCTGAAAGGCTCACCCGATGGTACGCCCTACTGCCGCGTGGCTGCCGGTACGACTATCGACGAAGTTGCCAAAGGTTTATACGCCGTTAATGACCGGAGTTATTTTGTTCGCTTCGACCCGAAAGCCAAAGTAAAACTGCGCCAGAGCAACGGAAAACAGGAACTGCTACTGCCCGTAGACATGAAAAGCGGAGCCGGGACAGTTCAGTATTCGATTGTTTTTTAA
- a CDS encoding PQQ-dependent sugar dehydrogenase, translating to MKTIVLLVTVTTTLALAGPGTTSPGKSVKPAPAKPGTVSTTRSAIAPDPDNGGLKLASGFGALTFADNLGKARHIIVDKSGAVFVKLEKLNEGKGIVELIDANGDGRADETIKFGNNTGTGMGIYNDYLYASSDTSVYRYKLTNGKVMETTPMEPIITGLTLQRQHASKSLAISPDGKLFVNFGAPSNACQEKDRQKGSMGMDPCPILEEYGGIWQFDANKLNQHKADGKRYATGIRNAVALDWNTASNTLYALQHGRDNLNNWGGIFTDEYSAEFPSEEMLMVKEGADFGWPYCYNNQDKNQKLLAPEYGGDGTKIDRCAGKEKPIMAFPGHWAPNDLLFYTGGGANAFPARYKNGAFVCFHGSWNRAPLKQGGYFVAFIPFGKDGRPSGKYEVFAENFAGVAELGKPGTNVNAGKLDLASPGDAKARPVGLAQGPDGSLYISDSVKGKVWRVMYTAKK from the coding sequence ATGAAAACAATCGTACTTTTAGTTACGGTAACAACAACCTTAGCCCTTGCGGGACCGGGCACGACAAGTCCCGGTAAGTCGGTAAAGCCAGCGCCCGCAAAACCTGGAACGGTATCGACAACTCGCTCGGCCATCGCCCCTGATCCGGACAACGGCGGCCTTAAACTGGCATCCGGTTTTGGTGCCCTGACGTTTGCCGATAACCTGGGGAAAGCCCGGCACATCATCGTTGATAAGTCGGGAGCGGTGTTCGTGAAATTAGAAAAACTCAATGAGGGCAAAGGCATTGTTGAGTTGATTGACGCCAATGGCGATGGCCGCGCCGACGAAACAATCAAGTTCGGAAACAATACCGGAACGGGTATGGGTATCTATAACGATTACCTGTATGCGTCGTCTGACACGTCTGTTTATCGCTACAAACTGACCAATGGCAAGGTGATGGAAACAACGCCGATGGAGCCGATCATCACGGGCCTGACGCTGCAACGCCAGCATGCCAGCAAGTCATTGGCTATCTCGCCCGATGGTAAGCTGTTCGTTAATTTTGGCGCACCGTCCAACGCCTGTCAGGAGAAGGACCGGCAAAAAGGGTCGATGGGTATGGACCCTTGTCCAATTCTGGAAGAATACGGTGGTATCTGGCAGTTCGATGCCAACAAGCTAAACCAGCACAAGGCCGATGGTAAACGCTATGCGACGGGTATTCGGAACGCCGTTGCCCTCGACTGGAACACCGCTAGCAACACGCTTTACGCGCTGCAGCATGGCCGTGATAACCTGAACAACTGGGGTGGCATTTTCACGGATGAGTACAGCGCCGAGTTTCCTTCCGAAGAAATGCTGATGGTGAAAGAAGGCGCTGATTTTGGCTGGCCTTATTGCTATAATAACCAGGATAAAAATCAGAAACTGCTTGCCCCCGAATATGGTGGTGATGGGACTAAAATAGACCGTTGTGCCGGAAAAGAGAAGCCTATTATGGCATTTCCGGGTCACTGGGCACCTAATGATCTGTTATTTTATACGGGTGGGGGCGCAAATGCCTTTCCGGCCCGTTACAAAAATGGTGCGTTTGTTTGCTTCCACGGCTCCTGGAACCGCGCTCCGCTGAAACAGGGCGGCTATTTTGTGGCGTTTATTCCGTTCGGAAAAGACGGCCGTCCGTCGGGGAAATACGAAGTGTTCGCCGAGAATTTTGCCGGTGTAGCCGAACTGGGCAAACCCGGTACCAATGTCAATGCGGGTAAACTCGACCTGGCCAGCCCCGGCGATGCCAAAGCCCGCCCGGTGGGATTAGCACAAGGCCCCGATGGGTCGCTTTATATTTCCGATTCAGTGAAAGGAAAAGTTTGGCGGGTGATGTACACCGCGAAGAAATAG